CGCATGAATATGGGTGATACTTTTGATGAGAGAACAATAGAGATTGAATCACATGGCGAAAAATATGATGAAGTAGTTAAGGAGATGAAGTGATGAAGGTACTTGCAATAGATTCATCGTCAAAGACAGCGACGGCTGCACTCGTAGATGAAACTGGTGTGATAGGTGAATTTTCAATAAATCATTTAAGGCATTCTATAATATTGATGCCTATGATTGATGAGCTTTTAAAAATGGCTGAGATAAAAAAAGAAGAAATAACTCACATTGCTGTATGTGAAGGTCCCGGATCTTTTACAGGCTTAAGAATAGGTGCTGCCACTGCTAAAGGTTTAGCACAATCGATGAATGTACCGATTGTAGGAGTATCATCTCTTGATGGCCTTGCATTTAATGTAAGGGAATTTAGAGGAATTATATGTCCTGTAGTCGATGCACTGAGAGGTTATGTCTATACATCTTTATATAGAGGCGGTGCTGAATTAACATCTTTATCAGATGTAACATTAAAGGAAGTGCAGTCACTGCCAGACATTGTAAATAAATACAACGATGATGTTATATACATAGGAGATGGCGTAATTCCATACAAAGATGTCTTAAACAGGGAATCTTCGAAAGAGGTGTTTTTTGCATCATCTGTCAACAATATCTCGAGGGCGTCATCAATTGGGATGATAGCATTAGAAAAAATAGCAAGGGGCGAATTAAGCACATATATTGATTTTAAGCCATATTATATAAGAAAGCCGGCGGCTTTGGAAAATATAAATTAATATTGTTGGGGGTTAATATAATATATGGTTATTAAAATTCGCCCTATGACAAAAAGCGATATCGATGATGTGATTGAAATTGAAAACTTAAGTTTTTCTGTTCCATGGTCTAAAGAATCTTTTACAATGGAAGTCACAAAAAATAAATGTGCTCACTATATAGTTGCAGAAGCAGATGAGAAAATAGCTGGATACGGTGGATTCTGGGTCGTAATAGATGAAGGTCATATAACAAATATTGCCGTTCATCCTGATTTCAGAGGAAAAGGGGTAGGATCTGCAATTGTTGAGGGACTTATTGATTTGGCAAAGAAAAAAGGTATAACATCTATGACGTTGGAAGTGAGGGCATCAAATCTAATTGCGCAATCTCTTTATAAAAATACGGCTTTAAACCTGTAGGCAGAAGAAGGGGTTACTATCAGGACAACAATGAAGATGCAATAATAATGTGGAAGTACGATATGTAAGGAGAGATTATATGAAAAAAGATATAATTGTTTTAGGAATTGAAACATCTTGTGATGAAACATCTGCAAGCGTAGTTAAAAATGGGAAAACGGTCATGTCAAATGTAATATATTCGCAAATAGATATACATAAGAAATTTGGCGGTGTTGTTCCAGAGATTGCATCTAGAAATCACATAGAAGCAATTGGCAAAGTGGTTAAGGAGGCACTAGATGAGGCATCTATAAACCTTGATAAAGTAGATGTTGTTGCAGCAACATATGGGCCAGGACTTGTGGGGGCATTGCTGGTTGGACTTTCGTACGGAAAGGCACTAGCATATGGAAAAGGAATTCCTTTTGTGGGTGTAAATCATATTGAAGGTCATATTTCAGCTAATTACCTTGATGGCGATTTTGAACCGCCATTTATTTGTTTGATAGCGTCAGGAGGGCACAGTCACATTGTCTTCGTAAAAGATTATGGCGAATATGAAGTTTTAGGAAGGACAGTGGACGATGCTGCAGGTGAGGCATTTGACAAAGTGGCAAGAGCATTGGGACTAGGGTACCCGGGAGGGCCTAAGATCGATGAGATATCTAAAAAAGGAGATCCATATAAATATAATTTTCCTAAATCTTTCATGGGAAAAGACAATTTTGATTTCAGTTTCAGTGGTTTAAAGACGGCAGTCATAAATCAACTGCACAAAGAGAAACAGAAAGGCAGTCAGATAGACATTGCAGATTATGCTGCAAGCTTTCAGATGAATGTTGTGGATGTATTGACTTCTAAGCTTATAGAAGCTGCCAAATATAAGAATATAAATAAGATATCGATAGCAGGGGGGGTTGCTTCCAACAGCCTTTTAAGAGAGAAGCTTTCAAGATTAGCCAGTGAAGAGGGATTTATGCTTCACTACCCAAAGCAAATATACTGTACAGATAATGGTGCCATGATAGCCAGCGCGGGATATTTTGACTATATTCGTGGGAAAACTTCAGGATTAGACTTGAATGCCATTCCATATTTAAAACTTTTTTGATTGTTGGCGAAAAATCTGTGCATATTGTGGAAAATTGTCTTTAAATATCAGACAGTGGTGCTTTAAGACTGTGGATAACTTTGTGGATACTGTGACTAACTTAAATACATTGGATATTATGTAATGAAATGGAAATTAAAAAGGAGCGTTGATGATGAAAGACATACTCTTTTTATCAAAAGTAAATAGCAAGTATATAGAAGAAATGCAAAAAATTGCGCCACAGTTTAATGTGATTTGCTTGGATGATAAAAAAGATGCTTACAAGTATATAAAAAACGCAGAAGTATTAGTTTGTTTTGATGGTGATGCAGACGCTGAATTTATACATAACGCCGAAAATCTTAAGTGGATTCACCTGTTAAGCGCCGGTGCTGATGCAATGCCGTTTGATGTATTAAAAGAACGAAAAATCATATTGACTAATTCAAAAGGAGTTCATAAGTATCAGATATCAGAGCAAGTTTTAGGATACATGCTTTTATTTGAAAGGGGATTAAATTACTTTATTAGAAAGCAAATGAATAGGGAATGGAACAAGTCTGTAAGAGTTTCAGAATTATATGGCAAGACTGTTTGTATATTGGGTGTCGGAAGCATAGGCGAAGAAATAGCCAGAATAGCCAGAGAATTTGGCATGAAGACAATAGGTGTCAGAAAGTCAGGTAATATGAGCAAATTTATAGACGAGATGTACACAAACGAAAATATGATTTTTGCAGTTTCAAAAGCTGATTATGTAATTTGTGTCCTTCCATTGACTGATGAAACATATCATCTGCTGAGCAAAGATTTCTTTAAAAATATGAAAAATGATGCTGTTTTCATAAATATTGGCAGAGGAAAAGTTGTAGATGAATCTTCTTTGATAGATGCATTGAAAAATAAGACTATAAGGGGAGCTGCACTGGATGTTTTTGAGGAAGAGCCTCTTTCAAAAGAAAGTCCTCTTTGGGATATGGAGAATGTCATTATAACGCCACATACTGCTGGCATATCACCTCATTACATGGAAAGAGGAATTGAGATAATAAAGCATAACATAAAAGCTTATTTAGGTGACGGAGACTTTATAAATCGAGTCGATTTAGAAAAGCAATATTAAAGCGGGTACCTACCCGCTTAATTTTTCCCATTCTTCATATAGATTTTCTAATTTTTCCTTTAACATGTTGTATTTTGACTGCGTATCAATGATTTCTCCGCTTTTATATATATCAGGATCGCACATTTTTTCTTCTAATTCTTTTATCATACCTTCAGTCTCGATTATTTCATTTTCAATGCTTGATAAGTATTCTTTTTGCCTTTTAGCTTCTTTTTGCTTTAACCTTTCCCTGATTTTTTCATTTTTAATTTGCGTCTTTGTCTTTTTTTCCTGTTCTTCTTCAGATGTATTATTCTCGTTTTTCTTTTCCACATAGTATGAGTAATTTCCGTAATATTCTTTAATAGAATCACTTGACAGTTCCAATACTTTTGTTGCTATTTTGTCTATAAAGTATCTGTCGTGGGATACAAACAAAAGCGTACCGCCAAAATCCAACAAGGCTTTTTCAAGTACCTCTTTAGATTTTAAATCAAGATGGTTTGTAGGCTCATCCAGCAGGAGAAAATTTGCTTTTGACAGTATAAGTTTTAACAATGATACGCGGGCCTTTTCGCCTCCGCTTAACTTACCTATTATTTTAAATACATCATCACCGCTGAAGAGAAATGAACCTAATAAAGTCCTTATTTCAGTCTGGGAAAGATAAGGGTTTTCATCCCATATTTCGTCTATGATTGTCTTATCATTGCTTAAGTTTGTAAATTCCTGCTGGTAATAACCAATGATGACGTTTGTGCCCAGATTTACGATGCCTTCGTAATTATTTAATTCACCAACTATGATTTTAAGGAGGGATGTTTTTCCTACGCCATTAGGGCCTAGAATGGCAATTCGATCACCTTTGTACACTTCAAAGCTTATGTCGTGAAATATAGGCCTTTCAAAACTTAATGAGAGGTTTGAAACTTTCAATATATCATTTCCGCTTTTTTCATCAAAGTCAAACGAAAGCTTAATTGTGTCATTATTTATTACAGGTTTATCGATTTTCTCCATTTTGTCAAGGAGCTTCTGTTTGCTTTCAGCCATTTTTACAGATTTCTCACGGCGCCGATTTTTTTGTATCATTATCATTTCTTGAATTCTTTTTATTTCCTTTTGCTGTTCTTCATAGGCTTTTATCTTGGCGTTTAGCTCTTCATTTTTTTTCTTTACGTATTCAGAATAATTACCTTCATACGATCTTAATGTCTTATTTTCAATCTCGAATATTCTGTTTGCAATCCTATCGAGAAAAAATCTGTCATGAGATATGACTAAAACAGTACCTCTATAAAACTTTAAGTATTGCTCTAGCCATTCTATCGAAGGTATGTCAAGATGGTTTGTAGGCTCGTCAAGAAGAAGCACATCTGGATTTTTAAGTAGTGCTTTTGCCAGCATAAGCCTTGTCTTCTGTCCACCGCTTAATACTGAAACAGGTGTATCAAATTGTACAGGCTGAAATCCTAACCCGATTAATACTCCCCTAACTCTGCTGTCAATGGAATATCCTTCTCGTTTGTTGTACTCATCTGTAAGTTTTGAATAATCATTAAGCAATTTATTTAGTTTAGATTCATCTTTTGTGCTGGCTATCTCCTTTTCTAAATCCTTGATGTTCTTTTCAAGATTTATAATGTCTAAAAAAACCGTTTTAACTTCATCGTAAATTGACTTGTCGCTTACTATATAAGCGTTTTGCTCAAGATATCCTGTGTTTATTAAAGGCATCGATATATTTCCACTGTCAGGTTGCAAATCTTTTACTATCAGTTTAAAAAGCGTCGATTTTCCCGCTCCGTTATCTCCAACAACACCGATTTTATCGCCTTCATTTACGATAAAAGATATATTTTCTAAAATTGTATTTATTCCGTATGATAAACTTACGTTGTTTGCTGTTATTATAGCCATTTGAAATTCCTCCTGTTATAATATAATATATCAAAGATTATATATAATTTAAAGTGTAAATGGGATTTAATTTTTCTTAATTCATTGCCGATATTATATATGTCAAATTTAACGAGGTGAATAAGTATGGATTTATCAACATTATTAGGAATAATTGTAGGGTTCGGTTCACTTATTTTTGCGTTTGTATTGGAAGGTGGAAGTGTAGCATCTCTTATTGGTTTATCGGCAGCAATTATAGTTTTAGGTGGAACTATAGGAGCTACTATGACTTCATTTTCAATGAAAGATATATCGAAATTGCCAAAACTTATTGGCAAGGCTTTTAAAGAGGAAGGCAATAAGTATTTAGATATAATTAAGTATTTTGTTTATCTTTCTCAAAAGGCCAGAAGCGAAGGATTATTGAGCTTGGAGCAGGAGTTGCAGTCTGATGAGATAAAAAATTACGATCCCATTTTAAAAGATTGTATAGAGCTAGTTATAGATGGTGCTGACATCGAGTTAATAAAAACTACTATGGAAAACAGAATATACATAGAAGATAAAGCATTGAAGAAAGAAGCCAGCATGTTTGAAGCAGCCGGTGGGTATTCTCCTACTATGGGTATCATAGGTACAGTTATGGGACTTGTCCATGTTTTGGGGAATTTAAGTGAACCAGATAAGCTGGGTCCCTCAATAGCTGTAGCTTTTATAGCTACATTATATGGTGTTAGTATGGCAAACCTTGTTTGGCTGCCTATAGGAGAAAAACTTAAAAATAAAGCTCAAATCAAAAAAACAGAAAAGGAAATAATTTTGGAAGGCAGTCTTTCATTGCAGGCGGGTGAAAATCCTAAAATAATGGAGAAAAAATTGTTGACATTTGTAGTGGAAAGGGAATCTGCTTCAAATTCAAAAGAACAAAGCGTGAAAGGTGAAATTGCTGATGATAAGGCATGATGATGATGAAGAAAAGAAGGAAAATAGTGAAAGATGGTTGCTTACGTATTCTGATATGATAACATTGCTTATGATATTTTTTATAGTTTTGTACACCATAAGTACAGTTAACTCACAAAAGTTCCAACAAATTGCTGCATCTTTAGGGAAAACTTTTGATGGTACTAATTATGTAGTTGGACAATACAGTGGAAATAGCATTCTTGATAGCATAAAAACGACAAATAATGCAAACACTAACAATACAATAGAGTCTCAATTAGACAAGCTTATTAAGCAGAATAACCTGCAGAATATGGTCACATACAAAGTCGAGGAGAGAGGTTTTGTAATAAGCCTAAACGATACCTTGCTATTTGATACAGGTTCTGCAGATGTAAAACCAGATCAAAAAGCTACATTGATAAAAATCGGGAATATATTAAAGACGATGCCAAATTATATCCGCGTTGAAGGATATACAGATGATGTACCTATAAATAATAGTCAGTTTCATTCAAATTGGGAGTTGTCTGTCATAAGGGCTACTAACGTTGTGGAGATACTTGTAAATGATGTTAAGATTGATCCGGCTAAAATATCTGCCGTAGGCTATGGTGAGTATAGGCCTATCGTGCCAAATGACAGCGATAAAAACAGGCAGCTTAACAGAAGAGTTGATATTGTTATAATGAACAGCGATTATGATAAATGGGAGTCTAACCAGTAAAAAAATAGATATTTCCAAGTTGACATATTATTTACAATGTAATATAATTTCATTATTAGGATTTTATCTGGGGTGATTTTATGACTAAAAAGCCAATAGTACCGATGCCGGTAATAAGAAGGCTACCGCGATATCATAGATATTTAGAAGAATTATTGAAGAATGACGTAAAAAGGATTTCTTCCAGAGAATTAAGTGAAAAGATGGGCGTTACAGCATCACAAATAAGGCAGGATCTCAATAATTATGGCGGCTTTGGGCAGCAGGGGTACGGATATAATGTAGAAGAATTGTACAATACTTTGACTAGGATACTAGGTCTTGATAAGACATACAGTACAATTATTATCGGTGCTGGTAATCTAGGGCAGGCTATTGCAAATTATACAAATTTTGAAAGAACTGGGTTTAACTTAAAGGGAATATTCGATGTTAATCCAAGATTGTTTGGACTTAAGATAAGAGATATAGAGATAATGGATGTGGAATTGTTAGAAGACTTTTTGTCTAAAAATAAGATAGATATTGCAATACTGTGCATACCAAAGGGTAACTCGCAGATTATGGCAGATAGATTGGTTAAAGCAGGAATTAAGGCTATATGGAATTTTTCGCCGATAGATTTAAAAGTTCCTGATGATGTAATCCTTGAAAATGTTCATTTAAGCGACAGCTTGTTGACATTATCTTATCGTTTAAATGAAGATAAATTGCTTAAAAATAAAGTCGAAGAAAAATAAATGGTATTTAAGCCGTTTATTTTTTTTATATTGGAGGTTCAAATGAAAAAATTCATAAAGAACATAAATAATCTTTTAAAAGAAGATCGAAACATCGTTCCATTTGTTGATTTTATGAAATACGTTGGCCCAGGAATATTGGTTACGGTAGGATTTATAGATCCCGGTAATTGGGCTACAAATGTTTCTGCAGGGTCAATGTATGGCTATAAGTTGTTGTGGGTTATAACATTATCTACGGTAATGCTTATCATTTTGCAGCACAATGCGGCACACCTTGGAATAGCTACAGGCTATTGTCTTTCCGAAGCTACATCAATTTTTATAAACAATAAGCTTTCAAAGATTATTTTGCTATCTGCCGTAGTTGCATCAATATCTACATCTACGGCAGAACTTCTGGGCACTGCAATAGCACTTAACATGTTGTTTAAAATACCAATAAAAGTTGGTACAGTCATATCAGTAATAGTGATTTCTTTTGTTTTATATTCGAATTCGTATAAGCGACTTGAAAAAATAATAATTGGATTTGTTTCCATTATAGGCCTTTCATTTTTATTTGAGTTATATCTTGTCAAAATCAATTGGAATACGGCTGTATTAAGCTGGGTAAATCCGGTTATTCCGCAAGACTCTATAGTGATTATTATGAGCGTTTTGGGGGCAGTTGTCATGCCGCATAACTTATTTTTGCATT
The nucleotide sequence above comes from Thermoanaerobacterium sp. CMT5567-10. Encoded proteins:
- the tsaB gene encoding tRNA (adenosine(37)-N6)-threonylcarbamoyltransferase complex dimerization subunit type 1 TsaB, with the protein product MKVLAIDSSSKTATAALVDETGVIGEFSINHLRHSIILMPMIDELLKMAEIKKEEITHIAVCEGPGSFTGLRIGAATAKGLAQSMNVPIVGVSSLDGLAFNVREFRGIICPVVDALRGYVYTSLYRGGAELTSLSDVTLKEVQSLPDIVNKYNDDVIYIGDGVIPYKDVLNRESSKEVFFASSVNNISRASSIGMIALEKIARGELSTYIDFKPYYIRKPAALENIN
- the tsaD gene encoding tRNA (adenosine(37)-N6)-threonylcarbamoyltransferase complex transferase subunit TsaD, with the translated sequence MKKDIIVLGIETSCDETSASVVKNGKTVMSNVIYSQIDIHKKFGGVVPEIASRNHIEAIGKVVKEALDEASINLDKVDVVAATYGPGLVGALLVGLSYGKALAYGKGIPFVGVNHIEGHISANYLDGDFEPPFICLIASGGHSHIVFVKDYGEYEVLGRTVDDAAGEAFDKVARALGLGYPGGPKIDEISKKGDPYKYNFPKSFMGKDNFDFSFSGLKTAVINQLHKEKQKGSQIDIADYAASFQMNVVDVLTSKLIEAAKYKNINKISIAGGVASNSLLREKLSRLASEEGFMLHYPKQIYCTDNGAMIASAGYFDYIRGKTSGLDLNAIPYLKLF
- a CDS encoding D-2-hydroxyacid dehydrogenase — translated: MKDILFLSKVNSKYIEEMQKIAPQFNVICLDDKKDAYKYIKNAEVLVCFDGDADAEFIHNAENLKWIHLLSAGADAMPFDVLKERKIILTNSKGVHKYQISEQVLGYMLLFERGLNYFIRKQMNREWNKSVRVSELYGKTVCILGVGSIGEEIARIAREFGMKTIGVRKSGNMSKFIDEMYTNENMIFAVSKADYVICVLPLTDETYHLLSKDFFKNMKNDAVFINIGRGKVVDESSLIDALKNKTIRGAALDVFEEEPLSKESPLWDMENVIITPHTAGISPHYMERGIEIIKHNIKAYLGDGDFINRVDLEKQY
- the abc-f gene encoding ribosomal protection-like ABC-F family protein; translated protein: MAIITANNVSLSYGINTILENISFIVNEGDKIGVVGDNGAGKSTLFKLIVKDLQPDSGNISMPLINTGYLEQNAYIVSDKSIYDEVKTVFLDIINLEKNIKDLEKEIASTKDESKLNKLLNDYSKLTDEYNKREGYSIDSRVRGVLIGLGFQPVQFDTPVSVLSGGQKTRLMLAKALLKNPDVLLLDEPTNHLDIPSIEWLEQYLKFYRGTVLVISHDRFFLDRIANRIFEIENKTLRSYEGNYSEYVKKKNEELNAKIKAYEEQQKEIKRIQEMIMIQKNRRREKSVKMAESKQKLLDKMEKIDKPVINNDTIKLSFDFDEKSGNDILKVSNLSLSFERPIFHDISFEVYKGDRIAILGPNGVGKTSLLKIIVGELNNYEGIVNLGTNVIIGYYQQEFTNLSNDKTIIDEIWDENPYLSQTEIRTLLGSFLFSGDDVFKIIGKLSGGEKARVSLLKLILSKANFLLLDEPTNHLDLKSKEVLEKALLDFGGTLLFVSHDRYFIDKIATKVLELSSDSIKEYYGNYSYYVEKKNENNTSEEEQEKKTKTQIKNEKIRERLKQKEAKRQKEYLSSIENEIIETEGMIKELEEKMCDPDIYKSGEIIDTQSKYNMLKEKLENLYEEWEKLSG
- a CDS encoding flagellar motor protein, which produces MDLSTLLGIIVGFGSLIFAFVLEGGSVASLIGLSAAIIVLGGTIGATMTSFSMKDISKLPKLIGKAFKEEGNKYLDIIKYFVYLSQKARSEGLLSLEQELQSDEIKNYDPILKDCIELVIDGADIELIKTTMENRIYIEDKALKKEASMFEAAGGYSPTMGIIGTVMGLVHVLGNLSEPDKLGPSIAVAFIATLYGVSMANLVWLPIGEKLKNKAQIKKTEKEIILEGSLSLQAGENPKIMEKKLLTFVVERESASNSKEQSVKGEIADDKA
- a CDS encoding flagellar motor protein MotB: MIRHDDDEEKKENSERWLLTYSDMITLLMIFFIVLYTISTVNSQKFQQIAASLGKTFDGTNYVVGQYSGNSILDSIKTTNNANTNNTIESQLDKLIKQNNLQNMVTYKVEERGFVISLNDTLLFDTGSADVKPDQKATLIKIGNILKTMPNYIRVEGYTDDVPINNSQFHSNWELSVIRATNVVEILVNDVKIDPAKISAVGYGEYRPIVPNDSDKNRQLNRRVDIVIMNSDYDKWESNQ
- a CDS encoding redox-sensing transcriptional repressor Rex, whose protein sequence is MTKKPIVPMPVIRRLPRYHRYLEELLKNDVKRISSRELSEKMGVTASQIRQDLNNYGGFGQQGYGYNVEELYNTLTRILGLDKTYSTIIIGAGNLGQAIANYTNFERTGFNLKGIFDVNPRLFGLKIRDIEIMDVELLEDFLSKNKIDIAILCIPKGNSQIMADRLVKAGIKAIWNFSPIDLKVPDDVILENVHLSDSLLTLSYRLNEDKLLKNKVEEK